A window of the Lepus europaeus isolate LE1 chromosome 5, mLepTim1.pri, whole genome shotgun sequence genome harbors these coding sequences:
- the MAB21L3 gene encoding protein mab-21-like 3, whose amino-acid sequence MKSLPMGNLEDGLLSKVDLRRQQVSQTVEEVQKVVHRLTTEISHQDIRFQAVPYCDTHNGNIKVLAPSHFLVTVPVRGLAGYREAREQRWRYYTLQGTRLPCPLRDPEGLQQWLAVEQFMKSLWQWHEADVNIEGDIVPAKVLQVFRKLVENAIRTCHLSGKVSLLANRAAVWVAVETSACQVEVELAPMVEIPTAWSQKAQWPRCLKRWPSPEKVGCIKSFGFNLLACSSYHWHLSFLQAEQVLLQQLDEDGGCRRKCFQVLRQLKEDVWCPGRRPVITAHHLQTVLFWTCEKYPHPKDWQGFGTALLRLVRKLHKCVSQHFLKHYFVRNTNLLRGASASELDAVAQKLAAFLKNPQLGPP is encoded by the exons GTAGACCTGAGGCGCCAGCAGGTTTCCCAGACTGTGGAGGAGGTGCAGAAAGTTGTCCACCGTCTGACCACAGAAATCAGCCACCAAGACATTAGATTTCAAGCTGTGCCTTACTGTGATACCCACAATGGGAACATTAAG GTTTTGGCCCCCAGCCACTTCCTCGTCACCGTCCCGGTGAGAGGCCTGGCTGGGTACCGGGAGGCCAGGGAGCAGCGCTGGCGGTACTACACCCTGCAGGGCACCAGGCTCCCCTGCCCCTTGCGGGACCCCGAGGGCCTGCAGCAATGGCTGGCGGTGGAGCAGTTTATGAAGAGCCTGTGGCAGTGGCATGAGGCCGACGTGAACATTGAGGGGGACATCGTGCCCGCCAAGGTCCTGCAGGTGTTCCGGAAGCTGGTGGAGAATGCCATCAGAACCTGTCACCTCTCAG GTAAGGTCAGCCTGCTGGCCAACCGCGCTGCAGTCTGGGTTGCCGTGGAAACGTCCGCCTGCcaagtggaagtggagctggcaccCATGGTGGAGATCCCCACCGCCTGGTCCCAGAAAGCCCAGTGGCCTCGGTGTCTGAAGCGCTGGCCCTCCCCGGAGAAAGTGGGGTGCATCAAG TCGTTTGGGTTCAACCTGCTGGCCTGCTCAAGTTACCACTGGCACCTGAGCTTCCTGCAGGCCGAGCAGGtgctgctgcagcagctggacGAGGACGGGGGCTGCCGCCGGAAGTGCTTCCAGGTCCTGAGGCAGCTGAAGGAGGACGTCTGGTGTCCAGGGAGGCGGCCGGTCATCACGGCCCACCACCTGcag ACGGTGCTCTTCTGGACCTGCGAGAAGTACCCGCACCCCAAGGACTGGCAGGGCTTCGGCACGGCGCTCCTGCGCCTGGTGAGGAAGCTGCACAAGTGCGTGAGCCAGCACTTCCTGAAACACTACTTCGTCCGCAACACCAACCTCCTCCGCGGGGCCAGCGCCAGCGAGCTGGACGCCGTGGCCCAAAAGCTGGCCGCCTTCCTCAAGAACCCCCAGCTCGGCCCGCCCTGA